One stretch of Sardina pilchardus chromosome 17, fSarPil1.1, whole genome shotgun sequence DNA includes these proteins:
- the LOC134062302 gene encoding inner centromere protein-like isoform X2: MTRTRVHPEPIRTDDDSASTSSSGSILEPVWELCPTTAPQPRPAPSTQSRLAFTAEASGTNAQHVPCGCQAGVPLQLHLGQIFPGPSSAHCSNPCPVIIPFPVVPCHHRASNAAHPPLLSTGPQTASQAHGSITPTNPKPTQPQPCASTQKRQRKARGSRSSPLAVVDSSTRPTPTASAPGVKERDEEKADAAARLLQGSELTSREQTSKMKNKGKDVAAQPLSSGLKHTSKAPLRNNHETATTPICAATLKPAARRTRTQSPPARAVMGNKAESEGEESDSEDSSSDDEEDTALDKLPPSDSNSLTAPKPSHITGNMDDQRLMYLKNLVLATERKVELVREQKKNRKAMYKEHKEQLGVKWRIFRERKKFLKPDLKRWIKEELRRQNEAMYKDWKRLKRKLRQEKADLRECLYKYKKDLKEEEKREEQRQRALEKKRREKAKEEKVQQKKLQREEEKKHKERLAQEKEEKKAAMARARMEEKRKEQLQKEEEKKLKKQREVEESMAKKNRRTTDRMSRYDRMCSWIRSHNPL; this comes from the exons ATGACTCGCACACGAGTCCATCCAGAGCCC ATCAGAACAGATGACGACAGTGCATCCACATCTTCCTCTGGTTCCATTCTTGAGCCAGTATGGGAGCTGTGCCCTACAACGGCACCTCAACCTCGTCCCGCTCCCTCTACGCAGTCCAGGTTGGCTTTTACCGCGGAGGCTTCTGGCACCAATGCACAACATGTGCCATGTGGATGCCAAGCAGGAGTTCCGCTCCAGCTACACCTTGGGCAGATATTCCCTGGACCGTCATCAGCCCACTGCTCAAACCCATGCCCGGTGATCATCCCGTTCCCTGTTGTGCCATGTCATCACAGGGCATCCAACGCTGCCCATCCCCCACTGCTCTCCACTGGGCCTCAGACTGCCTCTCAAGCACATGGGAGCATAACACCAACTAATCCAAAacccacacaaccacaaccatgtGCCAGCACTCAG AAAAGACAGAGGAAAGCTAGAGGATCCCGCTCTTCCCCCCTGGCTGTTGTAGACTCGTCTACCCGTCCCACTCCAACTGCGTCTGCTCCTGGGGTGAAGGAGAGGGACGAGGAGAAGGCCGATGCTGCTGCTCGCCTGTTACAAGGCTCAGAGCTCACGTCACGTGAACAAACCTCCAAGATGAAGAACAAAGGAAAAGATGTCGCCGCTCAACCTCTGTCCAGTGGTTTAAAGCACACATCAAAGGCTCCTCTTCGTAATAACCATGAGACAGCCACCACCCCGATTTGTGCGGCCACTCTTAAACCTGCGGCTAGAAGGACTCGAACACAGTCACCACCAGCCAGA gcaGTGATGGGTAATAAAGCCGAGAGTGAAGGGGAGGAGAGTGACAGTGAGGACAGCAGCAGTGATGATGAGGAAGATACAGCCCTGGACAAACTACCTCCATCAGACAGCAACAGTCTCACTGCTCCCAAACCATCCCACATCACTGGGAACATGGACGACCAGCGCCTCATGTATTTAAAGAATTTGGTACTGGCCACTGAGAGGAAAGTGGAGTTGgtgagagagcagaagaaaaaTAGAAAGGCGATGTACAAGGAACACAAAGAACAGCTGGGAGTGAAGTGGAGAATCTTCCGAGAAAGAAAGAAGTTCCTAAAGCCAGACCTGAAAAGATGGATAAAGGAAGAGCTGAGAAGGCAAAATGAGGCCATGTACAAGGACTGGAAGAGGCTCAAACGAAAGCTGAGACAAGAGAAAGCCGACCTGAGAGAATGCTTGTACAAGTACAAAAAGGACCtcaaagaggaagaaaagagggaggaacAGAGGCAGAGGGCTCTCGAGAAAAAACGTCGGGAAAAAGCAAAGGAAGAAAAAGTCCAGCAGAAAAAGTTacaaagggaagaggagaaaaaacatAAGGAGAGGCTTGCgcaggagaaagaagagaaaaaggcaGCGATGGCGAGAGCACGTAtggaagagaaaaggaaggaacaactgcagaaggaggaagagaagaagttgaagaaaCAGCGTGAAGTTGAAGAGAGTATGGCCAAAAAGAACAGGAGAACAACTGACAGAATGAGCAGATATGACAGAATGTGCTCCTGGATAAGAAGCCATAATCCGCTGTGA
- the LOC134062302 gene encoding inner centromere protein-like isoform X1: protein MTRTRVHPEPIRTDDDSASTSSSGSILEPVWELCPTTAPQPRPAPSTQSRLAFTAEASGTNAQHVPCGCQAGVPLQLHLGQIFPGPSSAHCSNPCPVIIPFPVVPCHHRASNAAHPPLLSTGPQTASQAHGSITPTNPKPTQPQPCASTQQKRQRKARGSRSSPLAVVDSSTRPTPTASAPGVKERDEEKADAAARLLQGSELTSREQTSKMKNKGKDVAAQPLSSGLKHTSKAPLRNNHETATTPICAATLKPAARRTRTQSPPARAVMGNKAESEGEESDSEDSSSDDEEDTALDKLPPSDSNSLTAPKPSHITGNMDDQRLMYLKNLVLATERKVELVREQKKNRKAMYKEHKEQLGVKWRIFRERKKFLKPDLKRWIKEELRRQNEAMYKDWKRLKRKLRQEKADLRECLYKYKKDLKEEEKREEQRQRALEKKRREKAKEEKVQQKKLQREEEKKHKERLAQEKEEKKAAMARARMEEKRKEQLQKEEEKKLKKQREVEESMAKKNRRTTDRMSRYDRMCSWIRSHNPL from the exons ATGACTCGCACACGAGTCCATCCAGAGCCC ATCAGAACAGATGACGACAGTGCATCCACATCTTCCTCTGGTTCCATTCTTGAGCCAGTATGGGAGCTGTGCCCTACAACGGCACCTCAACCTCGTCCCGCTCCCTCTACGCAGTCCAGGTTGGCTTTTACCGCGGAGGCTTCTGGCACCAATGCACAACATGTGCCATGTGGATGCCAAGCAGGAGTTCCGCTCCAGCTACACCTTGGGCAGATATTCCCTGGACCGTCATCAGCCCACTGCTCAAACCCATGCCCGGTGATCATCCCGTTCCCTGTTGTGCCATGTCATCACAGGGCATCCAACGCTGCCCATCCCCCACTGCTCTCCACTGGGCCTCAGACTGCCTCTCAAGCACATGGGAGCATAACACCAACTAATCCAAAacccacacaaccacaaccatgtGCCAGCACTCAG CAGAAAAGACAGAGGAAAGCTAGAGGATCCCGCTCTTCCCCCCTGGCTGTTGTAGACTCGTCTACCCGTCCCACTCCAACTGCGTCTGCTCCTGGGGTGAAGGAGAGGGACGAGGAGAAGGCCGATGCTGCTGCTCGCCTGTTACAAGGCTCAGAGCTCACGTCACGTGAACAAACCTCCAAGATGAAGAACAAAGGAAAAGATGTCGCCGCTCAACCTCTGTCCAGTGGTTTAAAGCACACATCAAAGGCTCCTCTTCGTAATAACCATGAGACAGCCACCACCCCGATTTGTGCGGCCACTCTTAAACCTGCGGCTAGAAGGACTCGAACACAGTCACCACCAGCCAGA gcaGTGATGGGTAATAAAGCCGAGAGTGAAGGGGAGGAGAGTGACAGTGAGGACAGCAGCAGTGATGATGAGGAAGATACAGCCCTGGACAAACTACCTCCATCAGACAGCAACAGTCTCACTGCTCCCAAACCATCCCACATCACTGGGAACATGGACGACCAGCGCCTCATGTATTTAAAGAATTTGGTACTGGCCACTGAGAGGAAAGTGGAGTTGgtgagagagcagaagaaaaaTAGAAAGGCGATGTACAAGGAACACAAAGAACAGCTGGGAGTGAAGTGGAGAATCTTCCGAGAAAGAAAGAAGTTCCTAAAGCCAGACCTGAAAAGATGGATAAAGGAAGAGCTGAGAAGGCAAAATGAGGCCATGTACAAGGACTGGAAGAGGCTCAAACGAAAGCTGAGACAAGAGAAAGCCGACCTGAGAGAATGCTTGTACAAGTACAAAAAGGACCtcaaagaggaagaaaagagggaggaacAGAGGCAGAGGGCTCTCGAGAAAAAACGTCGGGAAAAAGCAAAGGAAGAAAAAGTCCAGCAGAAAAAGTTacaaagggaagaggagaaaaaacatAAGGAGAGGCTTGCgcaggagaaagaagagaaaaaggcaGCGATGGCGAGAGCACGTAtggaagagaaaaggaaggaacaactgcagaaggaggaagagaagaagttgaagaaaCAGCGTGAAGTTGAAGAGAGTATGGCCAAAAAGAACAGGAGAACAACTGACAGAATGAGCAGATATGACAGAATGTGCTCCTGGATAAGAAGCCATAATCCGCTGTGA